Within the Rosa rugosa chromosome 2, drRosRugo1.1, whole genome shotgun sequence genome, the region cccactgggttttatccaagcaaggttttaacgaggctaCCACTGTTTATGTTCTTCAACCAAAGAACTTCTAGATTAGGTTCAAGAGAAGAAGTGAAGACATTTTTCCACTTCTTCCATTTTATGGTTATAAGTATTTTCTTGTGAAAGTTACAGGCAGCGCAGCTAGTTAGTAGCGATGACGCTTTTGTTTCCTGACTTTCATATTAGGTTGTGGATTGTCATTTTGACTTTCCGGTACTTATATCCTGTACTTGTATCTCGATTGCGTTTAGCAGTTTAATGCAATGCATTaccttctctcaaaaaaaaaaatcttctacatgactgctcctctctctctctcttcttttctttcaaattgAGAGAGATGGACTTATGATTTAATCAGAGTCAAGCTGTCAAGGAGAGCAAGGCTGGATCTGATTGAGGAGATACAGATGACGAGTCAGCCGTCCGTCACGGCGTCACCGTCAAGGAGAGCAAAGGTGTCCACGCCTTAACAGTCAAGGAGAGAGGCTGAGAGGGAGAGAACCCGTGCGACCTtgtcggaggagagagagaggagagacggCGACTACAGAGAGGAGAGATGacgacgaaaaaaaaaaaaaaaaaagacagaaagCGCCTAGGCGCCGACCGCCCAGCACCGCCCAACGCCGCCCAGCCCCGCCTagaccgcctaggcggccgacttTATTCCCAGCGCCCAGCTCGCTCGACTAGGGGAGAATCTGAACGGGTTAGCtgcgcctagcgcctaggcgggCGAACCATGTTAACAAGTAACATGGCACGACTCaccatttgtttttgttttaggaGAAACTGCAATTTTTATCTTCACCCCATCCATCTCAAAAATTAACGTGTCACATGTGCTTTTAGAAAATTTTTATGGTCCAACAACTGTTAATTAAAACAtcatttattaataataagaaaTTGATTAGTATGGTTTATCTCACATTCCATTCAAGGCGAACAAAAGACAACTTATAAGAATAAATAGGTTTAGCAACATATTAACCATCTCCGAATCAAGACGAAAAAAAGTACTTAGAAGGATATTAGGATCATCATGTGAAATTGTTGCCAAATTTAACAATAAATTGCCCAAAGTCCACACCATAAAATATTGGTAAATCAAAATTTGGGCTGTGATGAATAAAAGTTAAGACACTGTTGCGTGGCATTATGGGGATCATCCGTGAAGGATTATCCACATACTTTGTTCCTGCAAACTCGATAACAAAATCCAACACTGAACCATTAGCATGGCGGCGCATCCTCCATAGCAATTCAGATAACCCCGTTTGAAATGGAAGTACCAAAAATATGATCAGTAGAAAATAAAACCAACTTTGAAGAAACGAACATAAAAAAGAAATGATAATACAGGCTCAAAGTCACTGTGTCTCACTCTGCTTGGCTCATGGCTACTCCACCCACCACTCCCATCCTCACTTCACACTAGTTCTGGCACCACCCAGGTTTCCATCACTGCCCACAATGCCCACCACTACTCGCAACCGAAACTCCctcagaagaacaagaagaagaaacgaCGCCGCTTCATGGCGTCGTTCTGCTGCGGCGTCTGACTCTATACCGCCACCACCCGATCCTCCGACCCCGGAAAAGGTCCGTTCTTTATTTGATTGTATTCTCTAAAAGTTGGTTCGGTGATTCTGACTAGTTAGTAAGATTCTTGTTTGGTTGAATCTGGGTGGCAGCAAAGAGAGGGTTCGGATTTGCAGACGCTGCTCCGGAGATTCTGGAAGGTGGCGGCGCCGTACTGGTCCTCCGACGACAAAGTCCAGGCCAGGATGCAGCTGGGAGGAGTCTTCCTTCTCACTCTCGCCACCACCGGAATCAGCGTCGGCTTCAATTTTCTGGGCCGGGACTTCTACAATGCCCTTGCCAGTCagttctcctctctctctctctctagttttgTTTAGTGCTGTGAATTGTGATGAAGTTGGAAACTTTACTGATTTTTTGTGGTGAAACTTTGGATGGTGATGATGTGAAGATAAGGACCAGGAGCAATTCACGAAGCAACTGCTTTACTACCTGGGTGCCTTTGCTGGTGGAATTCCGGTGAGCACCAATCGCTGCTCTTTCGCTTAATTAGGTATCAATCCCtctgctttctttgttttgcttATACTTCATTCCTCAGTAATCACAAAATCAGAACCGACTCAGTaagggaaacaaaaacacacgaAACTAATAGTAATAGTGATAGTGCATAAATGCAGCAATATCTTCAGTTAGGATTAGCTTACTGCTGATCACTAGAGCGTAATTCAACTAGCTTTTCCATGTTCAGAACAATATTTTCTATGTAGTAAAGAAGGCatcatttttattattatatttgTCTTGCAGTTATAGATATACTAGATGTATATCACCTTTTTGGGAATCATTGTCAACTGAGTTTgcaatttgattgatttcagCCGCTACTTTAGGGTTCAAGTGCTTATCGTCTATGTCTGATGCTTTCCTTTTTGACGTTCTGTTAAACTGTGATCTTGTCTTATTGATGCATTTGTTCCCTATTTACAATATTCTCTGCAGATTTTTGTGTTGCGGGATTATGCAAGAGAAACTCTTTCTTTGAGGTGGAGATCTTGGATGACGCGTTATTACATTGACCGTTACCTGAGCAACCAAACATTTTACAGAATTCAATCCCAATCAATCATTGATAATCCAGATCAGCGAATTGTTGATGATCTAAGTTCTTTCACGGGGACAGCCCTGTCATTCTCTTTAACACTCTTCAATGCTGTGATAGATCTCATATCATTCAGTAACATCTTATTTGGTATCTATCCTCCGCTGTTTGTTGTTCTTCTAGTATATTCGATTGGTGGAACAGTGATCAGTGTCTTTATTGGAAGGGTAAGTTATCTGTAACTCATTTAGCAAAAATTTGTTTCCATCATTATGCAATGGTATCTCTGGCAATAAGGAATGATGCCAACTTGATTCGATGAAACTATGTTATCTTTGTTCTCAGGGTTTGGTGACATTAAACTTCCTGCAAGAGAAAAAGGAAGCAGATTTTCGTTATGGACTTGTGCGCGTTCGAGAAAATGCTGAATCAATAGCTTTCTATAGTGGTGAAGACAATGAAATGCAACTTTTGCTGCAACGCTTCAAAAGTGCTTTTGAGAATCTAACTGTATGAAAAGTTTTAAACTTCTTCTTGTTTCACTTTACTTTGCATGCAGTCTATGCCTTTACATTGAGAACTTTTTTTCTCCGACTCCTGAAATTTAGTTGATGCAATCATTTGTATATTTGAGTAGTTATTTTAAACTGcaagatttttttctttttcttttttccgtttttctgtttttgtaaTAATACTGTATGCTGGTCATTCCCTGTTGCAGTTTCCTGGATAAAAGAATTATTGATGCTACATTTGATATCCACACAGagtctttattttattttgtctctTATATGATTCTTTGTCTCAAGTCAAAATTTGATTCACAAAATAACCGTACCTATGTCCATCTACTTCTGAACACATCGAAAAGTACGTGATCAGCTGTGGTTAATTGCAGCATTTTTTTCTGCCATGATCTTTTATTTCCATCAAGTAGTTTTACTGATGTAAAAGTTTCTGCACGTAGATTTGTTATGTTGTCCATGTTAGATGTGTATTAACCTCATATTCCTACGTTACCTTGCAGCAATTGTTGATAGCTTCAAGAAATCTTGAGTTTTTCACCAGTGGATACCGCTATCTTATTCAAATTCTTCCTGCTGCTGTCGTTGCTCCTATGTACTTCTCTGGGAAAATTGAGTTTGGTGTCATTAATCAGTCAGTATCTGCTTTTAATCATATCCTGGGGGACTTCTCCCTTATCGTGTACCAATTTCAGTCTATAAGCGCATTTTCAGCAGTAATTGATCGACTTGGTACAGTCTCTGTATCCTTTTCTCCTCCTCTGCTGTAGCTTTGTTGTGTTGTATATCTCAGAAGTCTGTCCAGATTGAACATTATCAGGAAGCTGGCTAATTTTGTTAATGCACCAATAGGTCTTAAAATACAATTCAATTGATATAAACTTTTTACAATGAATATTAGATGAGTCCTCAGATTCCAAGAAAGAGACTGACAAGAGTTGAAAAGACAGTCTTTGTTATTAttcactttcttttctttctttccctgTCCTGGATTCATTCAGACATTAGACGCAGACACCACTTACTTTTCACCATTTCTTAATTTTTAGTTCATCTGAAACAATCTTccataatatttttattaatcaGTAATGTAAAACTAGATTATATTTGATCTTTTTAGTATCTTCCACCCAGTTTCTCTACTCAGATGTAGCCTTTATGTTGCATCTAACACTAGAAGTCCTAAAACTATACTCATTAAGTTAATTAGATTTGTTCCATCTTATACATATtccctgaaatttttttttttttttttttctgtctaaCCTATTATTCTCCCTCAGAAATTTACTTATGAATTGCAATATTGTTTTTCACTGCAATGCAAACTGTACTGGTTCTACATAAGATCTGTTTAGTGTTTTTGTACTCAACTTTTTACCACCTAATAATATTCAACACATGCAGGTGAATTTGATGATTATTTGGATATTTGCTCTCAACGCCATTCTGACCCTGCAGAAGGGATAAGTCTTACATATAGTAATGTTAAAACTTTAGCTGAACTGGAGCCAAATGGATCCATACCCATAGAtaagcaacaaaagctactggaTGTAGAGAATTTGACTGTGAAAACACCAAGTAACACTACACTGGTCAGGGATTTGTCATTGATAATCAACAACAACGAGAATCTATTGGTTAGTGTGTCCATTTTATGGTAAAATTTTCCATCAATTCACTAGATAAAATGATGATCTAGTAGAAGCTGAACGTGTGAACGTATTAACAGGTGACCGGACCTAGCGGGAGTGGTAAGACTTCTTTGTTAAGAACTTTGGCTGGTCTTTGGAGTGCTGGAAAAGGAAAAATCACATTCTATgtggaagatgaagaagagctTCTACCATCCAATTCTCCAGGTGTAGTTCCTCTCGATACTGCTAATGATAAATCTGGGGAACTTGAAAGACCCTCAAATAGGAATTATAAGGGCATATTTTTCCTTCCTCAAAGACCGTATATGGTTCTGGGAACACTTCGTCAGCAATTGCTGTATCCTACATGGGCTAATGATGAGGCTTCCACATTAGACGCTACTAAACCAACTGGTATGTACTTACATACTTCTGCCATGTGTATAAATTGTGTTTCAAGTTTCAATGAAACTTAAATTGCTTTTCAGATTAAAATCTTGATAAGTACTGCATATGAATGATCTATAGAGAATGCATGTGGTCAGTTGTCTTGTAGTTCTGAAGCCAGTGGCTTGATTTGGCGTTAAATCTCTGATAAATAGTTTAATACATCTTCTTCATCTGGCTTTATTTTACTTATTGAATTCCCCCAGTGAACACTGAATGTTGAAGAGCCTGCCTATTGTCTCTTGTAAAGTGACTAGCTCCAACACTAGTCTATCAAAGTATATATCTTACAAGCCTAACAGTATATAGGAAATTTTAAGAGAATAGGAGACCCACATGCAGGTTTACCACTGATTAATTAACATATGATGTAAGACTTAATATCATTGAAGCTCTTATTAtctagaaaaacaaaataaccaTTAGGTTGGGATAGTAAGTAGCATATTATTGATTATGTAAATAATCCTGAGTTATATTGGGTCGAGATTTTAGTTTCTCGTTCTCTATGTGGGTTTTTAATTTTACTTTGATCTCCTATATCCTGGTATAATCAGCTAAATTGATTGTGTGATGAATTTATCTTGCAGGTTCTCTGCCTTTCTTGTTGCAGGCCCCAAACTCACAGCATAAGAGTGCAAAGCCTAAACCCACAACGGAGGATATGATACAGGTTTTGGAGGATGTCCGGCTTGGCTATATATTATCCCGATTCAGTAATTTGGATTGTACTTATGAATGGTCTAGTGTCCTCTCCCTTGGAGAGCAGCAACGCCTTGCTTTTGCACGACTGTTGCTTTCGAAACCAAAGTTGGTTCTTTTAGATGAATCTACCAGTGCTTTAGACGAAGCCAACGAGGTATGCATTTTGCTAGCAGTTATCTTATCCTTTAAATTGATGATGCAAGTTTCATAAGTAATCGAGGATAAGTTTCAGCTAAAGCACTTCAAATGTTTTACCAAGCTATTTCTAAATAGACTTTCAGGATCCATTTATGTCTTTCTAGTCATTTACTCCTTTTCACATGTTATCTGACTTTTGGTCAAGAGTACCTCCAGAAATAGGAACGTTTACACATTGGACGCCATAGTAGGAGCCAAGTATATTCTACAAGTACAATTTGTTAGATGTGTTATGTATTCAAACTCCAGAAAAGAATAACCAAATCTGTACATTACTAAAGCATAGAGCAAATGCCTTTCTTTCAAGTTTTAGAAAATATTTTGCTTCCTGTTTGCAGGCTCATCTATACAAGCAGATAGAAAAAGCAGGCATCACCTATATTAGCATTGGCCACCGGCGGACTCTATATCAGTACCACAACAAGAACTTGCGTATATCCACAGTCGATCCGACCAATGCCCAACAGAATTGGCTCATTGAACCCATCAATCAAGACAATTTGTATAATCTGTCAAATCTATAGTTATAGCTGCTTTTACATTGACCTGGCTTACTCTAGGTCACTTGTTTTTTGTTGCAGAATGTTAACACCCTATTTTGGAATGTAATTCAGAACAGCATGTAATAATATCCCTGTTAGATGGCCTTTCTTCGCACTGTTTATCAGTAACATTAAtgtcaatttttcttttagGGAAATGAAGAGATAAAGGATTGAGGGATACAAGGGACTAGGATTGAGGCCTAAAAGCCTAAAACGTTTTCGTTGCTCAAAGCCTcttataaaaaatataaaatggaAAGGTCACAACTCACAACTATACCGACGATTCTGCTGTCGCAAAATCACATATGCAGTACAGGCTCAACTCCTCACTTTATGTTAACGAATACGGCGTCGGCAAAAGTATAAATCAATTTGAAAGTCATTCCTGCTTTTCCATCGTATGTTTTTCCATCTCTAAGAATCTCCCATCTCCCGCCTTAGAAtctaattaagaaaagaaaaccagaaTTGC harbors:
- the LOC133728765 gene encoding ABC transporter D family member 2, chloroplastic, translating into MIIQAQSHCVSLCLAHGYSTHHSHPHFTLVLAPPRFPSLPTMPTTTRNRNSLRRTRRRNDAASWRRSAAASDSIPPPPDPPTPEKQREGSDLQTLLRRFWKVAAPYWSSDDKVQARMQLGGVFLLTLATTGISVGFNFLGRDFYNALANKDQEQFTKQLLYYLGAFAGGIPIFVLRDYARETLSLRWRSWMTRYYIDRYLSNQTFYRIQSQSIIDNPDQRIVDDLSSFTGTALSFSLTLFNAVIDLISFSNILFGIYPPLFVVLLVYSIGGTVISVFIGRGLVTLNFLQEKKEADFRYGLVRVRENAESIAFYSGEDNEMQLLLQRFKSAFENLTQLLIASRNLEFFTSGYRYLIQILPAAVVAPMYFSGKIEFGVINQSVSAFNHILGDFSLIVYQFQSISAFSAVIDRLGEFDDYLDICSQRHSDPAEGISLTYSNVKTLAELEPNGSIPIDKQQKLLDVENLTVKTPSNTTLVRDLSLIINNNENLLVTGPSGSGKTSLLRTLAGLWSAGKGKITFYVEDEEELLPSNSPGVVPLDTANDKSGELERPSNRNYKGIFFLPQRPYMVLGTLRQQLLYPTWANDEASTLDATKPTGSLPFLLQAPNSQHKSAKPKPTTEDMIQVLEDVRLGYILSRFSNLDCTYEWSSVLSLGEQQRLAFARLLLSKPKLVLLDESTSALDEANEAHLYKQIEKAGITYISIGHRRTLYQYHNKNLRISTVDPTNAQQNWLIEPINQDNLYNLSNL